A part of Limihaloglobus sulfuriphilus genomic DNA contains:
- a CDS encoding transposase has product MANIPQPSLFCYQNVENLGDLERLDLLLKTLDDEQLMQTLEKRRGNGRDDYPIRASWNSMLAGIVFGHNTIEALRRELSRNGQLRDICGFDPLKEHPVPSSNAYTNLLKSLMEYPAEVAGIFQNLLECLARELPGFGQRIAIDSKVIQSAANSGSENKPDGRRDTDGGWATKTYTDKNGKIIKKTTIFGYKVHLAVDANYELPIARIVTPGNDNDMLEAYNLVDACPSKALEKCEYLSADKGYDCGDFKLWLWKEHDIRAVVDTRNMTQLEHSPVEGLDRIYYNQQGEVFCKCCKGGELNKMCNRGFEKDRDSIKFGCPAHHQGLTCPASGSCPIGKSIRIGLEKDPRIFMALPRDSYKWKDEYKKRTSVERVNSRLDVSFGFETHYIRGLKKMQMRVDLALITMLGTALGYVKTKQPHYIRSLVKSESIKISAA; this is encoded by the coding sequence ATGGCTAATATACCACAACCCAGCTTGTTTTGCTACCAAAATGTTGAAAATCTCGGAGATTTAGAGCGGCTCGACCTGTTACTCAAGACGCTCGACGATGAACAACTAATGCAAACACTCGAAAAACGCCGCGGCAATGGACGTGATGACTACCCGATACGGGCCAGTTGGAACTCAATGCTTGCCGGCATCGTATTTGGGCACAACACCATCGAAGCTCTTCGCCGGGAGCTTTCTCGCAACGGTCAGCTCAGGGATATCTGCGGTTTTGATCCTCTCAAAGAGCACCCGGTACCATCATCAAACGCCTATACCAACCTGCTCAAGTCGCTTATGGAGTATCCGGCAGAAGTAGCCGGTATTTTCCAGAATCTTCTGGAGTGTCTTGCCCGGGAACTGCCCGGCTTTGGTCAGCGTATAGCGATTGACAGCAAAGTCATCCAGAGTGCGGCAAACTCCGGTTCAGAAAATAAGCCTGACGGCAGAAGGGATACTGACGGCGGCTGGGCAACAAAAACTTACACAGATAAAAACGGTAAGATTATCAAAAAAACAACGATATTTGGTTACAAGGTTCATCTGGCAGTGGATGCCAATTATGAACTGCCGATAGCACGTATCGTAACGCCGGGTAATGACAATGATATGTTAGAGGCGTACAATCTGGTTGACGCCTGTCCCTCAAAGGCTCTTGAGAAGTGCGAATATCTCTCGGCAGACAAAGGCTATGATTGCGGCGATTTCAAGCTATGGTTATGGAAGGAGCACGATATACGTGCTGTTGTTGATACTCGCAATATGACGCAGTTGGAACATAGCCCGGTTGAAGGCCTTGACAGGATATATTACAACCAGCAGGGTGAGGTGTTCTGCAAGTGCTGCAAGGGGGGAGAACTCAACAAGATGTGCAACAGGGGTTTTGAGAAGGATAGAGACAGTATCAAGTTCGGTTGCCCGGCACACCATCAAGGGCTGACATGCCCCGCATCAGGGAGTTGTCCAATTGGCAAGAGTATCAGGATCGGGTTGGAAAAAGACCCGCGTATCTTTATGGCTTTGCCGCGGGACAGCTATAAATGGAAAGACGAATACAAAAAACGGACTTCTGTCGAGAGGGTCAACAGTCGGCTCGATGTCTCCTTTGGTTTTGAAACTCACTATATTCGAGGCCTTAAAAAAATGCAGATGCGAGTAGACCTGGCACTGATCACGATGTTAGGCACGGCATTGGGGTACGTGAAAACCAAGCAGCCGCACTACATACGCTCACTGGTTAAATCAGAGTCGATCAAAATATCAGCCGCATAA
- a CDS encoding MFS transporter has protein sequence MESNRKDTFVKNRWVILAAGIVIQIILGGIYAWSIFVPQLIDTKGLTKAQCGSVFGLSIAVFTVAAIFGGRLLSSKGPRLTALTGSLLFAGGYLLASFAGTSYLLLLLGISILSGAGIGFGYVCPLSVGMRWFPRRKGLITGVAVAGFGGGAVILSEAAEYFLYSGMDVLVFFRWIAINPGALLVLASMLLEFPPEAKIADKNDASYAGLKTRPFALCVIGIFAGTFSGLLVIGNLTPMAVAAAYDPAIAVSVFALGNAAGRIKWGFWFDKFHYWTIPVSLAGFAGFMLMFHMADAYWLFLVSVFGMGFCFGANFVIYASSISRRFGLDSFPLLYPICFLAYGLAGLIGPAVGGYLADRSGSYTLALYLSMAILAAAAVVTFAGQKRFSQS, from the coding sequence ATGGAATCTAACAGAAAGGATACTTTTGTGAAAAACCGATGGGTAATCCTCGCTGCGGGAATCGTTATACAGATAATTTTGGGCGGCATCTATGCCTGGAGTATATTCGTGCCGCAGCTTATCGACACAAAAGGGCTTACTAAAGCACAGTGCGGCAGTGTTTTCGGGCTTAGTATTGCGGTTTTTACGGTTGCCGCGATTTTCGGCGGCCGGCTCCTCTCGAGCAAAGGCCCGCGGCTGACCGCGCTGACAGGCTCACTGCTTTTTGCCGGCGGATATCTGCTTGCCTCCTTTGCCGGCACATCATATCTTCTTCTGCTGCTTGGAATAAGTATTCTTAGCGGGGCAGGTATAGGATTTGGCTACGTGTGTCCGCTTTCAGTGGGTATGCGGTGGTTTCCAAGACGCAAAGGGCTTATCACCGGGGTTGCGGTTGCCGGTTTCGGCGGCGGAGCTGTGATACTCTCTGAAGCTGCGGAGTACTTTCTTTATTCCGGCATGGATGTGCTGGTCTTTTTCCGCTGGATTGCGATAAACCCCGGGGCATTGCTGGTTCTGGCATCTATGCTGCTGGAATTCCCGCCGGAGGCTAAAATAGCCGACAAAAATGACGCAAGCTACGCCGGCCTGAAGACCCGCCCGTTTGCACTTTGCGTTATTGGTATCTTCGCGGGCACATTTTCCGGCCTGCTGGTGATTGGAAACCTCACTCCAATGGCTGTAGCGGCTGCGTATGACCCGGCGATAGCGGTTTCGGTTTTCGCTCTGGGAAACGCCGCGGGCAGGATAAAATGGGGATTCTGGTTTGATAAATTCCATTACTGGACAATTCCCGTTTCGCTGGCCGGTTTTGCCGGTTTTATGCTGATGTTCCACATGGCGGATGCATACTGGCTGTTTTTGGTATCGGTTTTCGGAATGGGCTTTTGTTTTGGCGCAAATTTTGTGATTTACGCTTCGAGTATTTCCCGCCGTTTCGGGCTCGATTCTTTCCCGCTGCTGTATCCGATATGCTTCCTCGCTTACGGTCTTGCCGGCCTGATTGGCCCGGCGGTCGGCGGATATCTGGCCGACCGCAGCGGCTCATATACCCTCGCTCTGTACCTGAGCATGGCAATACTTGCCGCGGCCGCGGTTGTCACATTCGCAGGGCAGAAACGATTCAGCCAAAGCTGA
- a CDS encoding methyltransferase family protein, giving the protein MSYVYFLVQLVCMAGIIFAGDFVPDGLVGFALITAAAALMVWALLYMRLGNLHVLPELKHKSVFVTSGPYRVIRHPMYAASMLAMIGFLIDQPSLLRGALLVILVIDLYLKMLYEERQLIQRFSSYRDYMKNTKRFIPFVF; this is encoded by the coding sequence ATGTCGTATGTCTATTTTCTTGTCCAGCTCGTGTGCATGGCCGGCATCATTTTCGCCGGCGATTTTGTGCCTGACGGGCTTGTCGGCTTCGCTCTTATCACGGCGGCAGCGGCCCTTATGGTCTGGGCACTGCTGTATATGCGTCTGGGAAATCTGCATGTTCTGCCTGAGCTCAAACACAAAAGCGTTTTTGTAACTTCCGGCCCGTACAGGGTTATTCGTCATCCGATGTATGCCGCGTCGATGCTCGCTATGATCGGCTTTTTGATTGATCAACCCTCTCTTTTAAGGGGAGCTCTTTTGGTAATACTGGTTATAGACCTCTATCTGAAAATGCTTTATGAAGAGAGACAGCTTATCCAACGGTTTTCGTCATATCGCGATTACATGAAGAACACAAAACGTTTTATACCGTTTGTTTTCTAA
- the leuS gene encoding leucine--tRNA ligase — MNKKGYYNHTKIETKWQKYWDENKTFKVSLDKDKPKYYVLDMFPYPSGQGLHVGHPEGYTASDIVSRYKRMRGFNVLHPMGWDAFGLPAEQYAIQTGTHPADTTGKNIDNMRRQIKSLGFSYDWDREVNTTDPNYYHWTQWIFLKFFNSFFDDKLQKARPIEELEIPEGLSKIEKREYIDNHRLAYESYAPVNWCPELGTVLANEEVVNGVSERGGHPVIRKPMRQWMLRITKFAQRLLDGLEGLDWSYSIKKLQTDWIGKSVGAEVEFKIDRFDRSVTVFTTRPDTLFGATYMVMAPEHELVDVITTDEFREPVAAYREAAAMKSDLDRTDLAKDKSGQFTGAYAVNPVNGEKIPIWISDYVLISYGTGAIMAVPAHDERDFEFATKFKLPIIQVVQPDNKEDAAKVAAGELCFSGEGRAINSGEFTGLSTADFKKKITAWLEKNKLGKEAINFKLRDWLFSRQRYWGEPFPILHAEDGEVIALDESELPLMLPEVSQYKPSGTGEPPLANAGDWLEVTLPDGRKAKRETNTMPQWAGSCWYYLRYMDPQNPDAPFDPEKQKYWLPIDLYIGGAEHAVLHLLYSRFWHKLLFDLGYVDTPEPYQKLINQGMILGEDGQKMSKSRGNVVNPDDVIHDYGADSMRLYEMFMGPLEASKPWNMNGVEGVHRFLTKAWKMIIDGNGELSADIRETAADKDTTRLLHQTIKKVTGDIEEFSFNTAISQMMIFINGVSKLEVKPKTAIEKFVLLLAPFAPHIAEELWNKLGNTQSLSHEPWPQYDEELTKESSIEIAVQVLGKIKDRINVPADLDEKGLEQAALASEKIQSVIAGKQVRKVIVVKGRLVNIIAN; from the coding sequence ATGAACAAAAAAGGTTACTACAACCACACGAAAATCGAAACAAAATGGCAGAAATACTGGGACGAGAACAAGACCTTCAAGGTCAGCCTCGACAAAGACAAGCCCAAATACTATGTTCTTGACATGTTCCCCTACCCCAGCGGCCAGGGTCTGCACGTCGGCCACCCGGAGGGCTATACCGCCAGCGACATTGTCTCCCGCTACAAACGCATGAGGGGTTTCAACGTCCTGCACCCGATGGGCTGGGACGCGTTCGGCCTGCCGGCAGAACAATACGCCATACAGACCGGCACACACCCCGCCGATACCACGGGGAAAAACATCGACAATATGCGCCGCCAGATCAAGAGCCTGGGCTTCAGCTATGACTGGGACCGTGAAGTCAACACCACCGATCCAAACTACTATCACTGGACACAGTGGATATTCCTGAAGTTTTTCAACAGCTTCTTTGACGATAAACTCCAGAAGGCGCGTCCTATCGAGGAGCTTGAAATACCCGAAGGACTCAGCAAAATAGAAAAACGCGAATATATCGATAATCACAGGCTCGCCTACGAATCATACGCGCCTGTCAACTGGTGCCCCGAGCTGGGAACGGTTCTTGCCAACGAAGAGGTAGTCAACGGTGTCAGCGAACGCGGCGGCCATCCGGTTATCCGCAAACCCATGCGGCAGTGGATGCTGCGAATTACAAAATTTGCCCAGCGGCTGCTCGACGGACTCGAAGGGCTCGACTGGTCATACTCTATTAAAAAACTCCAGACCGACTGGATCGGCAAGAGCGTCGGCGCGGAGGTTGAATTTAAAATCGACCGTTTTGACCGTTCTGTAACAGTCTTTACCACGCGACCGGATACACTCTTCGGAGCGACCTATATGGTCATGGCCCCTGAGCATGAGCTGGTTGATGTGATTACAACCGATGAATTCAGAGAGCCGGTAGCCGCGTACCGTGAGGCGGCGGCAATGAAAAGCGACCTTGACCGCACCGACCTGGCCAAGGACAAAAGCGGCCAGTTCACCGGCGCATACGCCGTCAATCCGGTAAACGGCGAGAAAATCCCGATCTGGATAAGCGATTATGTGCTGATAAGTTACGGCACGGGCGCGATTATGGCTGTGCCGGCGCATGATGAGCGGGATTTTGAGTTCGCGACAAAATTCAAACTGCCGATAATTCAGGTTGTCCAGCCGGATAACAAAGAAGACGCGGCGAAGGTTGCCGCCGGCGAGCTGTGTTTCAGCGGCGAAGGCAGGGCGATAAACTCCGGAGAATTTACAGGACTTTCAACCGCGGATTTCAAGAAAAAAATAACCGCCTGGCTCGAGAAGAACAAGCTGGGCAAAGAGGCGATAAATTTCAAACTCCGGGACTGGCTTTTCAGCCGCCAGCGTTACTGGGGCGAGCCGTTCCCGATACTACATGCCGAGGACGGCGAGGTAATCGCCCTTGATGAGAGCGAGCTGCCGCTGATGCTGCCCGAGGTAAGCCAATACAAACCCAGCGGCACGGGTGAGCCGCCTCTGGCAAACGCCGGCGACTGGCTGGAGGTTACACTGCCGGACGGCCGCAAGGCAAAACGCGAGACCAACACCATGCCCCAGTGGGCGGGAAGCTGCTGGTACTACCTGCGTTACATGGATCCGCAGAATCCGGATGCACCGTTTGACCCGGAAAAACAGAAATACTGGCTGCCGATTGACCTCTACATCGGCGGCGCAGAACATGCCGTGCTGCATCTGCTGTACTCGAGGTTCTGGCACAAACTGCTGTTTGACCTGGGCTATGTTGACACGCCCGAGCCGTATCAGAAGCTGATCAACCAGGGAATGATACTCGGCGAGGACGGCCAGAAGATGAGCAAATCACGCGGCAATGTTGTAAATCCCGACGATGTCATACACGACTACGGCGCCGACTCGATGCGTCTTTATGAAATGTTCATGGGCCCTCTCGAGGCGAGCAAGCCCTGGAACATGAACGGCGTCGAGGGTGTGCACAGGTTCCTTACAAAGGCATGGAAGATGATCATTGATGGAAACGGAGAGCTCTCCGCGGATATCAGAGAAACCGCCGCGGACAAAGACACAACCCGGCTGCTGCACCAGACAATAAAAAAGGTTACCGGCGATATAGAGGAGTTCAGCTTCAATACGGCGATCAGCCAGATGATGATATTTATCAACGGCGTGAGCAAACTTGAGGTCAAACCCAAAACCGCTATCGAAAAATTTGTCCTTCTGCTGGCACCTTTCGCGCCGCACATAGCAGAGGAGCTCTGGAACAAACTTGGCAATACCCAAAGCCTCTCTCATGAACCGTGGCCGCAGTACGATGAAGAACTGACAAAAGAGAGCTCTATTGAAATCGCCGTTCAGGTACTGGGCAAAATCAAAGACCGCATAAATGTCCCGGCAGACCTTGACGAAAAAGGACTCGAACAGGCCGCCCTTGCCAGCGAGAAGATTCAGTCTGTCATCGCCGGCAAACAGGTCAGGAAGGTCATTGTCGTTAAGGGACGGCTGGTTAATATAATCGCCAACTGA
- a CDS encoding SanA/YdcF family protein translates to MSSEKPQNFKRLILVEMAVLILIAAAAVLSVLLLDMYVGSFSDNRLYTSAQNVPPKRAALVLGTVKTFQGRPNLFYEYRLNAAAQLWNAGKIDAIVVSGDNSEKHYDEPTSMKNDLIERGIPAEFITADYAGFRTLDSIVRASEIFGLDDYIIVSQRFHCQRALYLASQKGYKAIGFCADDVPGTAGKKQRLREILARTKAVMDILINTKPKFLGEKETVKYRQRKKSD, encoded by the coding sequence TTGAGCAGTGAAAAGCCGCAAAATTTCAAACGCCTTATTCTGGTTGAGATGGCTGTCCTGATTTTGATAGCCGCCGCCGCGGTGCTGAGCGTACTGCTGCTGGATATGTATGTCGGCTCATTCTCCGACAACCGCCTTTACACCTCTGCACAGAATGTACCGCCAAAACGCGCAGCCCTCGTGCTGGGAACAGTAAAAACCTTTCAGGGAAGGCCGAATCTGTTTTATGAATACCGGCTAAACGCGGCGGCGCAATTATGGAACGCGGGCAAGATTGACGCGATAGTGGTTTCCGGTGATAACTCCGAAAAACACTACGATGAGCCGACAAGCATGAAAAACGACCTGATAGAACGGGGAATACCCGCGGAGTTTATAACCGCCGATTACGCCGGATTTCGAACACTCGATTCGATAGTCCGCGCTTCTGAGATATTCGGTCTGGATGATTATATTATTGTATCCCAGAGGTTTCACTGTCAGCGGGCTTTGTATCTGGCATCGCAGAAAGGATATAAGGCTATCGGCTTTTGCGCTGATGATGTGCCAGGCACCGCCGGCAAAAAGCAGCGTCTAAGGGAAATCCTGGCAAGGACAAAAGCGGTGATGGATATACTTATTAACACAAAACCGAAATTTCTCGGCGAAAAAGAAACAGTCAAATACAGGCAAAGGAAAAAAAGTGATTAA
- a CDS encoding VOC family protein, with translation MIKNLAHICITTADLAATENFYCSVLGLKKHFSFMRDNEECGFYIAVGENSYIEFFSQSPEMASKPKESSVFQHICLETDEIDAVISRLKTEDIDVTEKMLGADNSWQCWLEDPNGLKIEIHQYTAQSTQITGADCELK, from the coding sequence GTGATTAAAAATCTGGCTCATATCTGCATCACAACGGCGGACCTGGCGGCAACGGAGAACTTCTACTGCAGCGTACTCGGTCTAAAGAAACATTTTTCATTTATGCGGGATAACGAAGAATGCGGTTTTTATATCGCGGTTGGTGAAAACTCATATATTGAGTTTTTCAGTCAAAGCCCGGAAATGGCATCAAAGCCCAAAGAGTCCTCTGTATTTCAGCACATCTGCCTTGAGACAGACGAGATAGACGCGGTTATCAGCAGACTCAAAACTGAGGACATAGACGTTACCGAAAAAATGCTCGGAGCCGACAACAGCTGGCAATGCTGGCTTGAGGATCCAAACGGTCTGAAAATAGAAATCCATCAGTACACCGCCCAGAGCACGCAGATTACAGGTGCTGACTGCGAGCTGAAGTGA
- a CDS encoding metallophosphoesterase family protein, whose product MSDNRHFHRTFSLLIVLTAMFLNGCCYQQVSCDTPPANESIYFVQITDTHLGVDDPGDLEDHYGATEMIIGDVKELPVDVDFVAVTGDIMHEKTGDADAEEKTLAMFAKLEPPVHFLPGNHDILYGPDSEELLDKYESAFGRADYGFENGGVWFIMFNSELLAEGTAEVIDKQIGVLKRLIRASKGKRTVIFIHSSPAADLYGGKFHYGWPKEAAEKFTAAINSPQANVIAVIGGHFHREEKHYFGDVPVYLTGAVANFWGRQSVFKLFHIDPKGRITYRLRYLGRGN is encoded by the coding sequence ATGAGCGACAACAGACACTTTCACCGGACTTTTTCCCTGCTTATTGTTTTAACTGCGATGTTTTTAAACGGCTGCTGCTATCAGCAGGTCAGCTGTGATACGCCGCCGGCAAATGAGAGTATATACTTCGTACAGATTACTGATACGCATCTGGGTGTTGATGACCCCGGAGACCTGGAAGACCACTACGGGGCAACCGAGATGATTATAGGCGATGTCAAGGAGCTGCCGGTAGATGTGGATTTTGTCGCGGTAACAGGCGATATCATGCACGAAAAGACAGGCGATGCGGATGCCGAAGAAAAAACGCTCGCCATGTTTGCCAAACTTGAGCCGCCGGTGCATTTTCTTCCCGGCAATCACGATATCCTCTACGGCCCGGATTCGGAAGAGCTTCTGGACAAATACGAATCAGCGTTCGGCAGGGCGGATTACGGCTTTGAAAACGGCGGCGTATGGTTTATTATGTTCAACAGTGAGCTGCTGGCAGAGGGCACAGCCGAGGTGATAGACAAACAGATTGGTGTATTGAAACGCCTGATCAGAGCCTCAAAAGGCAAAAGAACGGTTATATTTATCCATTCATCGCCGGCAGCCGACCTGTACGGCGGAAAATTCCATTACGGCTGGCCAAAGGAGGCCGCAGAAAAGTTCACCGCCGCGATAAATTCACCTCAAGCCAACGTTATCGCGGTTATTGGCGGCCATTTCCACCGCGAGGAAAAACACTACTTTGGAGATGTCCCCGTGTATCTGACCGGAGCGGTCGCGAATTTCTGGGGAAGGCAAAGCGTTTTCAAACTCTTCCACATTGACCCGAAGGGCAGAATTACCTACCGCCTGAGATATCTGGGCAGGGGAAATTGA
- a CDS encoding metallophosphoesterase: MKENDKIKRTPFKKALLAVRITVALAVLVLIVLSLYGFFFEPHWVRLKDITVATNPGIKIIHITDIHYKGDRGYLESVVETINSIQADYVCFTGDLVEEQEYLEEVTEILGEVKLPLIAIMGNHDHWTGMKVGSFKKYFEAHGQYFLEEETLLLGDVAFHGVEEDSPEPSLVKDKLNILLCHYPAYADSLKNRFDLILAGHTHGGQLRIPFSGAISLPWGTAGYDMGLFETPGGPMYVNPGIGTFWINFRFLCRPEITVIEI; encoded by the coding sequence TTGAAAGAAAACGATAAAATTAAAAGAACCCCGTTCAAAAAAGCCCTGCTGGCGGTGCGTATTACTGTTGCGCTTGCCGTTTTGGTTTTGATAGTCTTATCCCTTTACGGTTTTTTCTTCGAGCCGCACTGGGTCAGGCTTAAAGATATCACCGTGGCAACAAACCCCGGCATCAAAATCATCCATATAACAGATATTCACTACAAAGGCGACAGGGGATATCTGGAGAGTGTGGTAGAAACCATCAACTCCATCCAGGCAGATTATGTCTGTTTTACCGGAGACCTTGTCGAAGAGCAGGAGTATCTTGAGGAAGTTACTGAAATTCTCGGTGAGGTGAAACTCCCGCTGATAGCGATCATGGGCAACCACGACCACTGGACGGGAATGAAAGTCGGCTCATTCAAGAAATATTTTGAGGCTCACGGCCAGTATTTCCTCGAAGAGGAGACTCTGCTGCTTGGCGATGTCGCATTCCACGGCGTAGAAGAAGACTCGCCCGAGCCGTCACTTGTAAAAGATAAGCTGAATATTCTGCTCTGCCATTATCCGGCGTATGCCGACAGCCTGAAAAACCGTTTTGACCTGATTCTCGCCGGCCACACGCACGGCGGACAGCTGCGAATCCCATTCAGCGGGGCAATATCTCTGCCCTGGGGGACGGCCGGCTATGATATGGGGCTTTTCGAGACGCCCGGCGGACCGATGTATGTAAATCCCGGCATAGGAACTTTCTGGATAAACTTTAGATTTCTTTGCCGGCCTGAGATTACTGTAATAGAGATATAA